One part of the Bradyrhizobium sp. CB1650 genome encodes these proteins:
- a CDS encoding DUF1150 domain-containing protein, whose protein sequence is MSEGHVAFEYEAKNVSPETLATLGEGHIAYVKQIRSEDVPGLFPEAPKIAPGLKLFALHAADGTPIMLTDSREAAIANAWSNELQAVSVH, encoded by the coding sequence ATGAGTGAAGGTCACGTTGCGTTCGAATACGAAGCCAAGAACGTCTCGCCCGAGACGCTGGCGACCCTCGGCGAAGGCCATATCGCCTATGTGAAGCAGATCCGCTCCGAGGATGTGCCGGGCCTGTTTCCGGAGGCACCCAAGATTGCGCCGGGATTGAAACTCTTCGCGCTCCACGCCGCCGACGGTACGCCGATCATGCTGACCGACAGCCGTGAAGCAGCGATCGCGAATGCCTGGAGCAACGAACTGCAGGCGGTGAGTGTGCACTGA
- the ptsN gene encoding PTS IIA-like nitrogen regulatory protein PtsN — MPITDLVAPEAILPALKVNSKKQALQELAAKAAELTGQNERAVFEVLLQREKLGTTAVGYGVAIPHGKLPKLEKIFGLFARLDRPIDFEAMDGQPVDLVFLLLAPEGAGADHLKALARIARLLRDQDIAKKLRASRDAQAIYSVLALPPATAA, encoded by the coding sequence ATGCCGATTACCGATCTGGTCGCGCCCGAGGCGATTCTCCCGGCATTGAAGGTCAACAGCAAGAAGCAGGCCTTGCAGGAGCTCGCGGCCAAGGCCGCGGAACTGACCGGGCAGAATGAGCGCGCGGTCTTCGAAGTGCTGTTGCAGCGTGAGAAGCTCGGCACCACCGCGGTCGGATACGGCGTCGCCATTCCACACGGCAAGCTGCCCAAGTTAGAGAAGATTTTTGGCCTGTTCGCGCGGCTCGATCGCCCGATCGATTTCGAGGCGATGGATGGCCAGCCCGTCGATCTCGTTTTTCTCCTGCTCGCGCCGGAAGGCGCCGGCGCCGATCATCTCAAGGCGCTGGCCCGCATCGCCCGCCTGCTGCGCGACCAGGACATCGCCAAGAAGCTGCGCGCCTCCCGCGACGCGCAGGCGATCTATTCCGTGCTCGCACTGCCGCCCGCGACCGCGGCGTAA
- a CDS encoding Hsp20 family protein produces the protein MSRVPTLSSPFLLGFDEIERVLDRVVKGADGYPPYNIERCERSDGQPERLRITLAVAGFTRDQLDVTIEENQLVIRGRQQEDKTRQYIHRGIAARHFQRTFVLAEGMLVLGADLKNGLLSIDLARPEPERIVKTIAINEHE, from the coding sequence ATGTCTCGTGTTCCCACGCTTTCCAGTCCGTTCCTTCTGGGCTTCGACGAGATTGAGCGCGTGCTCGATCGCGTCGTCAAGGGCGCCGACGGTTACCCTCCCTACAATATCGAGAGGTGCGAACGGTCGGACGGTCAGCCCGAACGCTTACGCATCACACTGGCGGTCGCCGGCTTCACGCGCGACCAACTCGATGTAACCATTGAGGAAAACCAGCTCGTGATCCGCGGGCGGCAGCAGGAGGACAAGACCCGGCAATACATCCATCGCGGCATTGCCGCGCGCCACTTCCAGCGCACCTTCGTGCTGGCGGAGGGGATGCTCGTGCTGGGTGCGGATCTGAAGAACGGGCTGTTGTCGATCGATCTTGCCCGGCCGGAACCGGAAAGGATCGTTAAGACAATCGCTATCAATGAGCACGAATAA
- a CDS encoding sn-glycerol-3-phosphate import ATP-binding protein UgpC: protein MANVTLRNVRKTYPGGFEAIKGVDVDVGDGQFCVLVGPSGCGKSTLLRMVAGLETITGGEIDIGGRVVNQVEPADRDIAMVFQNYALYPHMSVYNNMAYGLRNRGMAEAEIKTRVEEAARILELAPMLERKPRQLSGGQRQRVAMGRAIVRQPKVFLFDEPLSNLDAKLRIAMRVEIRKLQRRLNTTSIYVTHDQLEAMTLADVLVVMNGGQVEQVGNPLAIYEKPATTFVASFIGAPPMNLMSTQPHEIRSQLAVNGHATEAGILGIRPEDFLITDQTPAGGVALPLTVEAIERVGAETFVYGSRHREEQSVAANPGELPPGEIIVRIPGTEAPAIGQKIRIAAVREKLHLFSGDGRKRIEA from the coding sequence ATGGCTAACGTTACCCTGCGCAACGTCCGCAAGACCTATCCCGGCGGCTTCGAGGCGATCAAAGGCGTCGACGTCGATGTCGGCGACGGTCAGTTCTGCGTGCTGGTCGGCCCCTCCGGTTGCGGCAAGTCGACGCTGCTCCGCATGGTCGCGGGGCTCGAGACCATCACCGGCGGCGAGATCGACATCGGCGGCCGCGTCGTCAACCAGGTCGAGCCCGCCGATCGCGACATCGCGATGGTGTTCCAGAACTATGCGCTCTATCCGCATATGAGCGTCTACAACAACATGGCCTATGGCCTGCGCAATCGCGGCATGGCGGAGGCCGAGATCAAGACCCGCGTCGAGGAAGCCGCGCGCATCCTCGAACTCGCGCCGATGCTGGAGCGCAAGCCGCGCCAGCTCTCCGGCGGCCAGCGCCAGCGTGTCGCCATGGGCCGCGCCATCGTGCGCCAGCCGAAAGTGTTCCTGTTCGACGAGCCGCTCTCCAATCTCGATGCCAAGCTGCGCATCGCGATGCGGGTCGAGATCCGCAAATTGCAGCGCCGGCTCAACACGACATCGATCTACGTCACGCACGACCAGCTCGAGGCGATGACGCTCGCCGACGTCCTGGTCGTGATGAATGGCGGCCAGGTCGAGCAGGTCGGAAATCCCCTCGCGATCTACGAGAAGCCGGCGACGACGTTCGTCGCCTCCTTCATCGGCGCGCCGCCGATGAATTTGATGTCGACGCAGCCGCACGAGATCAGATCGCAACTCGCTGTAAACGGCCATGCCACCGAGGCGGGCATCCTCGGCATCCGCCCGGAAGATTTCCTCATCACCGACCAGACGCCGGCCGGCGGAGTTGCGCTCCCCCTTACTGTCGAAGCGATCGAGCGCGTCGGCGCCGAAACCTTTGTCTACGGCTCGCGACACCGCGAGGAGCAGAGCGTCGCCGCCAATCCCGGCGAGCTGCCGCCCGGCGAGATTATCGTCCGCATTCCCGGAACCGAGGCCCCCGCCATCGGCCAGAAGATCCGCATCGCCGCGGTGCGGGAAAAGCTGCATTTGTTCAGCGGCGACGGCCGCAAGCGGATCGAGGCCTGA
- the lptB gene encoding LPS export ABC transporter ATP-binding protein, whose amino-acid sequence MVDLLSLFRRRPAKRGRPGFARQEIRQDIRQDITALGDSIGGLMTSPVRDAPPIAREPLQAPDQFRAEPPRPRPQPAQPARAVAGTNGSAGPQLLRRPGFLAVHSVEKSFGSRQVVRGVSIYVRRGEAVGLLGPNGAGKTTVFYMITGLIKADRGAIELDGHDVTKLPMYQRARLGIGYLPQEASIFRGLTVEQNIRAVLEVVEPSRKKREAQLDALLDEFNITRLRKSPSIALSGGERRRVEIARALATRPNYMLLDEPFAGIDPIAVGDIQDLVRHLTNRGIGVLITDHNVRETLGLTDRAYIVYAGQILTEGNPDEIVNDPDVRRLYLGEEFRL is encoded by the coding sequence ATGGTCGATTTACTCAGCTTGTTCCGTCGGCGCCCCGCCAAACGCGGCCGGCCAGGGTTTGCGCGCCAGGAGATCCGGCAAGACATCCGGCAAGACATCACTGCGCTCGGTGACAGCATCGGTGGTCTCATGACCAGCCCGGTGCGGGATGCGCCGCCGATTGCGCGCGAGCCGCTGCAGGCGCCGGACCAGTTCCGCGCCGAACCGCCGCGGCCGCGCCCGCAACCCGCTCAGCCCGCCAGGGCCGTCGCCGGGACCAACGGTTCGGCAGGGCCGCAGCTCCTGAGGCGGCCGGGCTTCCTGGCCGTGCATAGCGTGGAAAAGAGCTTTGGCAGCCGCCAGGTGGTGCGCGGCGTCAGCATCTATGTGCGCCGCGGCGAAGCCGTCGGCCTGCTCGGCCCCAACGGCGCCGGCAAGACCACCGTATTCTATATGATCACCGGCCTGATCAAGGCCGATCGCGGTGCGATCGAGCTCGATGGTCACGACGTGACCAAGCTGCCGATGTATCAGCGCGCCCGGCTGGGTATCGGCTATCTGCCGCAGGAAGCCTCGATCTTCCGCGGCCTCACGGTCGAGCAGAACATCCGCGCCGTGCTCGAGGTGGTCGAGCCATCGCGCAAGAAGCGCGAGGCGCAGCTCGATGCCCTGCTCGACGAATTCAACATCACGCGCCTGCGCAAATCGCCGTCGATCGCGCTGTCCGGCGGCGAACGGCGCCGCGTCGAGATTGCGCGCGCGCTGGCGACGCGTCCGAACTACATGCTGCTCGACGAGCCCTTCGCGGGCATTGATCCGATCGCGGTCGGCGACATCCAGGACCTCGTTCGCCATCTCACCAATCGCGGCATCGGCGTGCTCATCACCGACCACAATGTGCGCGAGACGCTCGGCCTCACCGACCGGGCCTACATCGTCTATGCGGGGCAAATCCTGACCGAGGGAAATCCGGACGAGATCGTCAACGACCCGGACGTACGCCGCCTTTACCTTGGCGAGGAGTTCCGCCTCTAG
- the raiA gene encoding ribosome-associated translation inhibitor RaiA: MTLRISGKSISVGDALRGRVADRTDEVLRKYFDGNYSGHITLSKDGFGFRTDCALHLDSGITLEADSNAPDAYASADQALLMIEKRLRRYKSRLKDRSARKAYAAAALDALDATSYVLEAPSEGEDEVTGYNPVIIAEASTSLKTLSVSEAVMELDLSGAPCLVFQHGSSGRVNIIYRRADGNVGWIDPPGGKPDGKP, translated from the coding sequence ATGACTCTCCGGATTTCGGGAAAAAGCATCAGCGTCGGCGACGCCTTGCGCGGCCGCGTTGCCGACCGTACCGACGAGGTCTTGCGCAAGTATTTCGACGGCAATTATTCCGGCCATATCACGCTGAGCAAGGATGGCTTCGGCTTCCGTACCGACTGTGCGCTGCATCTTGATTCGGGGATTACGCTGGAGGCCGATTCGAACGCGCCGGATGCCTATGCCAGCGCCGACCAGGCGCTGCTGATGATCGAGAAACGGCTGCGCCGCTACAAGAGCCGCCTCAAGGACCGTTCCGCCCGCAAGGCCTACGCCGCCGCGGCTCTCGATGCGCTCGATGCCACGAGCTACGTCCTCGAAGCCCCGAGCGAGGGCGAGGACGAGGTGACCGGGTACAACCCCGTAATCATCGCAGAGGCCAGCACTTCGCTGAAAACGCTGTCAGTGAGCGAGGCAGTCATGGAACTCGACCTGAGCGGGGCACCCTGCCTGGTATTCCAGCACGGTTCCTCCGGCCGGGTGAACATCATTTACCGCCGCGCGGACGGCAATGTGGGCTGGATCGACCCACCGGGGGGCAAGCCGGATGGCAAACCCTGA
- a CDS encoding LptA/OstA family protein, which yields MIAMAKFFPRREAKAGVTAGAAALVVAVALLAAGATHAQSTMQGVPNAMQGFSQNRDQPIQIEAASLEMRDKKKEATFAGNVKVVQGDTTMTSKTLVVFYESSGDKPATPQPTAAKGTKSAPMQSATPGPGGSSSIKRLEARGNVVVTQKDQVVTGETAIFDTKTNLITMLGGVVLTQCKNVLRGDRLMVDMTTGVSRVESDSGRGVQALLPQGGGSDCGQGKPGAGAPPQMPGATKQK from the coding sequence ATGATTGCCATGGCGAAGTTTTTTCCGCGCAGGGAAGCCAAGGCTGGCGTGACCGCCGGCGCGGCCGCGCTCGTCGTCGCTGTCGCGCTGCTCGCGGCGGGCGCGACGCATGCGCAGAGCACGATGCAGGGCGTGCCCAACGCGATGCAGGGCTTTTCGCAGAACCGCGATCAGCCGATCCAGATCGAGGCCGCTTCGCTCGAGATGCGCGACAAGAAGAAGGAGGCGACCTTCGCCGGCAATGTGAAGGTCGTGCAGGGCGACACCACCATGACCTCCAAGACGCTGGTGGTGTTCTACGAATCGAGCGGCGACAAGCCGGCAACGCCGCAGCCGACGGCTGCGAAAGGTACGAAGTCCGCGCCGATGCAGTCGGCGACGCCGGGGCCGGGCGGCAGCTCCTCGATCAAGCGGCTGGAGGCGCGCGGCAACGTCGTGGTCACCCAAAAGGATCAGGTGGTGACCGGCGAGACCGCCATCTTCGACACCAAGACCAATCTGATCACTATGCTCGGCGGCGTGGTCTTGACGCAGTGCAAGAACGTGCTGCGTGGCGACAGGCTGATGGTCGACATGACCACAGGGGTGTCCCGCGTCGAATCCGACAGCGGCAGGGGGGTGCAGGCGCTCCTGCCGCAGGGCGGCGGAAGCGATTGCGGCCAGGGCAAGCCGGGGGCCGGCGCGCCCCCGCAAATGCCGGGCGCAACCAAACAGAAGTAA
- the lptC gene encoding LPS export ABC transporter periplasmic protein LptC produces the protein MNSAQNPTYDAALAAKFATAARHSRLVRILRIAVPGAVLLSLAAIVGVSIFNPFRMLMPKLPIDSGNLVVSGTKITMESPHLAGYTPDQRPYELWAKTATQDITDPDHVELSTLRAKVLMEDQSTLFLDARTGVFDNKQQQLDLHKDIFLRTSTGYEARLNSAFVDMGKGTVSSDDHVDVKLTNGTLSADRLRITEGGDVVRFEGNVVMNLDKLSTDEPAAAQPAPAEPAPPAKTRALQNKSANSR, from the coding sequence GTGAACTCGGCCCAGAATCCAACCTACGACGCCGCGCTCGCGGCGAAGTTCGCCACGGCGGCACGGCACAGCCGTCTGGTCCGGATTCTGCGCATCGCGGTGCCGGGAGCGGTGCTGCTCTCCTTGGCCGCGATCGTCGGCGTATCGATCTTCAATCCGTTCCGCATGCTGATGCCGAAATTGCCGATCGATTCCGGAAACCTGGTGGTGTCGGGCACCAAGATCACCATGGAATCGCCGCATCTTGCCGGCTACACGCCGGACCAGCGGCCCTATGAGCTCTGGGCCAAGACGGCAACGCAGGACATCACCGATCCTGATCATGTCGAGCTGTCGACCTTGCGCGCAAAGGTCCTGATGGAGGATCAATCGACCCTGTTCCTCGATGCACGTACCGGCGTGTTCGACAACAAGCAGCAGCAGCTTGATCTGCACAAGGACATCTTCCTGCGCACCTCGACCGGCTATGAGGCGCGGCTGAACTCGGCCTTCGTCGACATGGGCAAGGGCACGGTCTCCTCTGACGACCATGTCGACGTCAAACTCACCAACGGAACGCTATCGGCCGATCGGCTGCGCATCACCGAAGGCGGCGACGTCGTCCGCTTCGAGGGCAATGTCGTCATGAATCTGGACAAGCTGAGCACGGACGAACCCGCCGCGGCTCAGCCCGCACCGGCCGAGCCCGCGCCGCCGGCAAAGACGCGCGCGCTGCAGAACAAGTCTGCCAATTCGAGATGA
- the ugpE gene encoding sn-glycerol-3-phosphate ABC transporter permease UgpE: MVEQEGFRRYIAHVILWIGIAIVAFPVYLAIIASTQDNALIANGQMSLLPGGHFLEVYYQTIFIGPSGSTREPVGNMMLNSLVMAMLIAVGKIAISIISAYAIVYFRFPLRMLIFWIIFITLMLPVEVRIYPTYKIVADLHMLDSYAGLSLPLIASATATLLFRQFFMTVPDELLEASRIDGAGPFRFFWDTLLPLSRTNMAALFVILFILGWNQYLWPLLITTRDDMQTIQVGIRKMITTTDALTEWPVVMATAVLAMLPPVFVVVAMQKLFVRGLVETEK, from the coding sequence ATGGTCGAGCAAGAGGGCTTTCGGCGCTATATCGCCCACGTCATCCTCTGGATCGGGATCGCGATCGTCGCGTTCCCGGTCTATCTCGCCATCATCGCCTCCACCCAGGACAACGCGCTGATCGCGAACGGGCAGATGTCGCTGCTGCCGGGCGGGCACTTCCTCGAGGTCTACTACCAGACGATCTTCATCGGCCCGAGCGGCTCGACCCGCGAGCCGGTCGGCAACATGATGCTGAACTCGCTGGTGATGGCGATGCTGATCGCGGTCGGCAAGATCGCGATCTCGATCATCTCGGCCTATGCGATCGTCTATTTCCGCTTCCCGCTCCGGATGCTGATCTTCTGGATCATCTTCATCACGTTGATGCTGCCGGTCGAGGTGCGCATCTATCCGACCTACAAGATCGTCGCCGACCTGCACATGCTCGACAGCTATGCCGGCCTGTCGCTGCCGCTGATCGCGTCGGCCACGGCGACGCTCTTGTTCCGCCAGTTCTTCATGACCGTGCCGGACGAGCTTCTCGAGGCTTCGCGCATCGACGGCGCCGGCCCCTTCCGCTTCTTCTGGGATACGCTATTGCCGCTGTCGCGCACCAACATGGCTGCGCTGTTCGTCATCCTCTTCATCCTCGGCTGGAATCAGTATCTCTGGCCGCTCTTGATCACGACCCGCGACGACATGCAGACCATCCAGGTCGGCATCCGCAAGATGATCACCACCACCGACGCGCTCACCGAATGGCCGGTCGTGATGGCGACCGCCGTGCTGGCGATGCTGCCGCCGGTGTTCGTCGTCGTCGCCATGCAGAAATTGTTCGTGCGCGGCCTGGTCGAGACTGAGAAGTGA
- a CDS encoding UbiA family prenyltransferase gives MEQPVWQYESGTAEPSAVPTPARTLVVDLEGGLLRSELLMEALFSRPGLMLARFGAGGRAGMAALTDILTRAEIDYAHLPYDSDVLNHALAARARGAKIYLVAGRFADHAAAIAAHLGFDGVVTPADLAADNALPFGRASIERVDSRGRSRASLKTWTKALRVYQYAKNTLVFVPAITAHQMNLATLGEALLAFLAFSACASGAYLMNDLLDLAADRQHPTKRHRALAAGDLPISSALLAIPALWLFAVAASLCISAVFLGVLCAYLATTIAYSLVLKRKLLVDVVTLAGLYTLRIIAGAVGVGVVLSEWLLIFSLFVFTSLALIKRFSELSMRQGAGLADPSNRDYRITDLHVIAAMAAASGMNAVTVFSLYVSSSAVTPLYSRPWMLWLLNPLLLYWFGRALMMAHRREMPDDPIIYTFRDGASRITVAAMICIMLAAI, from the coding sequence ATGGAGCAGCCTGTCTGGCAGTACGAATCTGGCACGGCGGAGCCGTCGGCGGTCCCGACGCCTGCGCGGACGCTTGTCGTCGATCTCGAAGGCGGCCTGCTGCGCTCTGAGCTGCTAATGGAAGCGCTGTTCAGCAGGCCCGGTCTTATGCTGGCTCGTTTCGGCGCAGGCGGAAGGGCGGGCATGGCGGCGCTCACGGATATCCTGACGCGGGCCGAGATCGACTATGCCCATCTGCCCTATGATTCCGATGTACTGAACCACGCGCTGGCGGCGCGGGCGCGGGGCGCGAAGATCTATCTCGTCGCGGGGCGTTTCGCCGATCATGCCGCAGCCATCGCGGCGCATCTTGGTTTTGATGGCGTCGTGACGCCGGCCGATCTAGCTGCGGACAACGCCCTGCCATTCGGTCGTGCTTCAATCGAACGCGTCGACAGCCGAGGCCGCAGTCGCGCCAGTCTGAAAACCTGGACGAAGGCGCTGCGCGTCTATCAATACGCCAAGAACACATTGGTGTTCGTGCCGGCGATCACCGCACATCAGATGAATCTTGCAACGCTCGGCGAAGCACTGCTGGCGTTTCTGGCGTTCTCGGCCTGCGCGTCGGGCGCCTATCTGATGAACGACCTGCTCGACCTCGCGGCCGACCGGCAGCACCCGACCAAGCGCCATCGCGCGCTCGCGGCGGGCGATTTGCCGATCTCCTCCGCGCTGCTCGCAATCCCGGCGCTGTGGCTGTTCGCGGTCGCGGCCAGCCTCTGCATCTCCGCCGTCTTCCTCGGCGTGCTCTGCGCCTATCTCGCCACCACCATCGCCTATTCGCTCGTGCTCAAGCGCAAGCTGCTGGTCGACGTCGTCACGCTCGCCGGCCTCTATACGCTGCGCATCATCGCAGGGGCCGTCGGCGTCGGCGTCGTGCTGTCGGAATGGCTCTTGATCTTCTCGCTATTCGTGTTCACCTCGCTGGCGCTGATCAAGCGCTTCAGCGAGCTCAGCATGCGTCAGGGCGCAGGGCTCGCCGATCCCTCCAACCGCGACTACAGGATCACAGATTTGCACGTCATCGCCGCGATGGCGGCAGCGAGCGGCATGAACGCGGTGACCGTGTTCTCGCTCTATGTGTCGTCATCGGCGGTGACGCCGCTCTACAGCCGTCCCTGGATGCTGTGGCTGCTCAACCCGCTGCTGCTCTACTGGTTCGGCCGCGCCCTGATGATGGCGCATCGCCGCGAGATGCCAGACGATCCCATCATCTACACCTTCCGCGATGGCGCCAGCCGCATCACGGTGGCGGCGATGATCTGCATCATGCTGGCGGCGATCTGA
- a CDS encoding ribonuclease D, with protein MTVRLHRGDLPDLSRYTGAVAIDTETMGLNPHRDRLCVVQLSPGDGSADVVQIPKGHTDAPNLKTLLANPAITKIFHYARFDIAVLYQAFGVMAQPLYCTKIASRLARTYTDRHGLKDLVREVLNVDLSKQQQSSDWGSDSLTEPQLAYAASDVLHLHGLRERLDAMLVREGRTALAQACFDFLPTRARLDLEGWEAEDIFAHS; from the coding sequence ATGACCGTACGCCTGCATCGCGGCGACCTGCCCGACCTGTCCCGCTACACCGGAGCGGTGGCGATCGACACCGAGACCATGGGGCTCAATCCGCATCGCGACCGGCTCTGCGTGGTGCAGCTCTCGCCCGGCGACGGCAGCGCGGACGTGGTGCAGATCCCGAAGGGCCACACCGATGCGCCGAACCTGAAGACGCTGCTCGCCAATCCCGCGATCACCAAGATCTTCCACTACGCGCGATTTGACATCGCGGTGCTGTACCAGGCCTTCGGCGTGATGGCGCAGCCGCTCTACTGCACCAAGATCGCCTCCCGCCTGGCGCGCACCTATACCGACCGCCACGGCCTCAAGGACCTCGTGCGCGAGGTGCTCAATGTCGATCTCTCCAAGCAGCAGCAATCCAGCGACTGGGGCTCCGACAGCCTGACCGAGCCGCAGCTCGCTTACGCCGCCTCCGACGTGCTGCACCTGCATGGCTTGCGCGAGCGGCTCGATGCCATGCTGGTGCGGGAGGGCCGCACGGCGCTGGCCCAGGCCTGCTTCGACTTCCTGCCGACGCGCGCCCGGCTCGACCTCGAGGGCTGGGAGGCCGAGGACATTTTCGCGCATTCCTAA
- the rpoN gene encoding RNA polymerase factor sigma-54, translating into MALTQRLEFRQSQSLVMTPQLMQAIKLLQLSNLDLTTFVEEELERNPLLERASDEPAGGEAPAEAGQFSDSDESGGSHGDEAGTGEAFEPGQEEWLSRDLGTRAEIEQTLDTGLDNVFSEEPAEAAARNAQDAAPSVYTEWGGGASGDEDYNLEAFVAAETTLADHLAEQLAVAFSAPAPRMIGQYLIDLVDEAGYLPPDLGQAAERLGASGADVEAVLAVLQKFDPPGVCARNLSECLAIQLRELDRYDPAMQALVEHLDLLAKRDLAGLRKLCGVDDEDIADMIGEIRRLNPKPGMKFGSSRLQTMVPDVYVRPGPDGGWHVELNSDTLPRVLVNQTYYSELSKKIGKDGDKSYFTDALQNATWLVRALDQRARTILKVATEIVRQQDGFFTHGVAHLRPLNLKAVADAIQMHESTVSRVTANKYMATNRGTFELKYFFTASIASADGGEAHSAEAVRHHIKQLIDSEDPSAILSDDTIVERLRGSGIDIASRTVAKYREAMRIPSSVQRRRDKQSALGNVLSTALSDRSRNTEPA; encoded by the coding sequence ATGGCGCTGACGCAGAGATTAGAGTTTCGGCAATCGCAGTCGCTGGTAATGACGCCGCAGTTGATGCAGGCGATCAAGCTGCTGCAATTGTCCAATCTCGATCTCACGACGTTCGTCGAGGAAGAACTCGAGCGCAATCCGCTGCTGGAACGAGCCAGCGACGAGCCGGCCGGCGGCGAAGCCCCGGCCGAGGCAGGTCAGTTCAGCGATTCCGATGAATCCGGCGGCAGCCATGGTGACGAGGCGGGCACCGGCGAGGCCTTCGAGCCCGGCCAGGAGGAATGGCTGAGCCGTGATCTCGGCACCCGCGCCGAGATCGAGCAGACGCTGGACACGGGGCTCGACAACGTCTTTTCCGAGGAGCCGGCCGAGGCCGCCGCGCGCAATGCCCAGGATGCGGCGCCGAGCGTCTATACCGAATGGGGCGGCGGCGCGTCCGGCGACGAAGACTATAATCTCGAGGCCTTTGTGGCGGCCGAGACGACGCTCGCCGATCACCTCGCCGAGCAGCTTGCGGTGGCCTTCTCCGCGCCTGCGCCGCGCATGATCGGGCAGTATCTGATCGACCTCGTCGACGAGGCCGGATATCTGCCGCCGGATCTCGGCCAGGCCGCCGAGCGGCTTGGCGCATCGGGAGCGGACGTCGAGGCGGTTCTCGCCGTGCTGCAAAAATTCGATCCGCCCGGCGTCTGCGCGCGCAATTTGAGTGAATGTCTCGCGATCCAGCTCCGCGAGCTCGACCGCTACGATCCGGCGATGCAGGCGCTCGTCGAGCATCTCGACCTCCTCGCCAAGCGCGACCTCGCGGGGCTGCGCAAGCTGTGCGGCGTCGACGACGAGGACATCGCCGACATGATCGGCGAGATTCGCAGACTGAATCCCAAGCCCGGCATGAAGTTCGGCTCGTCGCGCCTGCAGACCATGGTGCCGGACGTCTATGTCCGTCCGGGTCCCGACGGCGGCTGGCATGTCGAGCTCAACAGCGACACCTTGCCGCGCGTGCTGGTGAATCAGACTTACTATTCCGAGCTGTCGAAGAAGATCGGCAAGGACGGCGACAAGTCCTATTTCACGGATGCCCTGCAGAACGCGACCTGGCTGGTGCGCGCGCTCGACCAGCGGGCCCGCACCATCCTGAAGGTTGCAACCGAGATCGTGCGCCAGCAGGACGGCTTCTTCACCCATGGCGTGGCGCACTTGAGGCCGCTCAATCTCAAGGCGGTTGCCGACGCGATCCAGATGCATGAATCGACCGTCTCGCGCGTGACCGCCAACAAATACATGGCGACGAATCGCGGCACGTTCGAGCTGAAATATTTCTTCACCGCCTCGATTGCCTCGGCCGACGGCGGCGAGGCGCATTCCGCCGAAGCCGTCCGTCACCACATCAAGCAGCTCATCGATTCGGAAGATCCTTCCGCGATCCTGTCCGATGACACCATCGTGGAACGGTTGCGCGGCTCGGGCATTGATATTGCCAGTCGCACGGTCGCGAAGTACCGCGAAGCCATGCGCATTCCCTCTTCGGTGCAACGTCGCCGCGACAAGCAGAGCGCTCTTGGTAACGTCCTCTCCACCGCATTGTCCGATCGCTCCCGCAACACCGAGCCGGCCTGA